One region of Citrus sinensis cultivar Valencia sweet orange chromosome 6, DVS_A1.0, whole genome shotgun sequence genomic DNA includes:
- the LOC102623073 gene encoding uncharacterized protein LOC102623073: MEEEKGKAMDIACPGKQLDFNAPLLSIKRHGSSIGEENCCTNNSRGIGKFQDTSDRIPFSWERIAGKPKDSEKSDSIIQDDDVTPRLRIPPGRLRHHPRREITSSNNDSQFFQAQQEFSQDNSCEADVDDDYGDKNDDLFSDAAEVLSLTEAMDIVEKAEKGHGLDGFNSESLGHNQCISPSYIIDRFLPDAAALATSSVLSVSESLKKLPCNHPQACVPQAVRRSYSMPKGCGLEMLFPWRIKHRICGVKSPVRQRSSANVQQDHEQSARSRNRFH; encoded by the coding sequence atggaagaagaaaagggaaaGGCTATGGATATCGCATGCCCTGGAAAGCAATTAGACTTCAATGCACCACTTTTATCAATAAAGCGCCATGGTAGCTCCATTGGTGAAGAAAATTGTTGCACAAATAATTCTAGAGGCATCGGCAAGTTCCAGGATACAAGTGACAGGATTCCATTTTCTTGGGAGCGAATTGCAGGCAAGCCTAAAGACTCAGAAAAAAGTGACAGCATCATACAAGATGATGATGTTACCCCTCGGCTGAGAATCCCACCAGGCAGATTACGGCATCATCCGCGGAGAGAAATTACATCCAGCAATAATGATTCACAATTTTTCCAGGCTCAGCAGGAGTTTTCTCAGGATAATAGCTGCGAAGctgatgttgatgatgattatggtGACAAAAATGATGATTTGTTTTCTGATGCTGCTGAGGTACTATCACTAACCGAAGCTATGGACATTGTTGAAAAAGCTGAAAAGGGTCATGGGTTAGATGGGTTCAATTCCGAGTCACTTGGGCATAATCAATGTATCTCTCCAAGTTACATCATTGACAGGTTTCTTCCAGATGCTGCTGCATTGGCTACATCATCTGTATTGAGTGTTTCGGAAAGCCTGAAGAAACTTCCTTGTAATCATCCACAGGCATGTGTTCCACAAGCTGTGAGGAGATCGTACAGCATGCCTAAAGGTTGTGGCCTAGAAATGCTGTTTCCTTGGCGGATTAAGCACAGGATTTGCGGTGTCAAGAGCCCTGTGAGGCAAAGAAGTTCTGCAAATGTGCAGCAAGATCATGAACAGAGTGCTAGAAGCAGAAATAGGTTCCATTAG
- the LOC102622766 gene encoding ethylene-overproduction protein 1 produces MFVKMQQNFFTTMRSLKIIDGCKGTQVFAINPSGPPAGGGGSAGGGGGGGGGGGGGGGSSVGEKLLNHLQDHLRVNSIRSKSNRSYQMPVQAPVVIESVLPYGLPITDLLEPQIEPCLKFVDFVETLADLYRRIEDCPQFEKSGVYLEQCAIFRGLSDPKLFRRSLRCARKHAVDVHTKIVLAAWLRFERREDELIGTSAMDCCGRNLECPKATMVSGYDPESVYDSCLCSRTARQEFRDDISMEDEECSTSDEDWDMSFCIGNDEIRCVRYKIASLSRPFRTMLYGGFIESRREKVNFSQNGISVEAMRAAEEFSRTKMLDSFDPRLVLELLSFANRFCCEELKSACDSYLASMVSDIEDAVMLIEYGLEEAAYLLVAACLQVLLRELPCSMQNPNVMRIFCSAEARERLAMVGHASFVLYYFLSQIGMEEDMKSNTTVMLLERLVESATESWQKQLAFHQLGVVMLEREEYKDAQNWFKAAVEAGHIYSLVGVARTKFKRGHKYSAYKLMNSLISDYTPVGWMYQERSLYCSGKEKMMDLNTATELDPTLSYPYKYRAILLVEENKLAAAITEINRIIGFKVSPDCLELRAWISIALEDYDGALRDVRALLTLDPSYMMFYGQLHGDNLVETLQPLVQQWSQADCWMQLYDRWSSVDDIGSLAVVHHMLANDPGKSLLRFRQSLLLLRLNSQKAAMRSLRLARNYSTSEHEKLVYEGWILYDTGHREEALAKAEESISIQRSFEAFFLKAYALADSSLNPESSAYVIQLLEEALRCPSDGLRKGQALNNLGSVYVDCEKLDLAADCYMNALNIKHTRAHQGLARVYHLKNQRKAAYDEMTKLIEKARNNASAYEKRSEYCDRDMAKSDLSMATQLDPMRTYPYRYRAAVLMDDHKEAEAIAELSRAIAFKPDLQLLHLRAAFHDSMGDHLHTQRDCEAALCLDPNHTDTLELYDKATERVNEQQT; encoded by the exons ATGTTTGTAAAGATGCAGCAAAATTTTTTCACAACAATGcgtagtttaaaaattatagatggGTGTAAAGGCACCCAGGTTTTTGCTATTAATCCATCTGGGCCCCCCGCCGGTGGAGGAGGCAGTGCCGGTGGGGGCGGCGGCGGTGGTGGAGGAGGAGGTGGTGGCGGTGGCAGTAGTGTTGGTGAGAAGCTATTAAATCACCTTCAGGACCATTTGAGGGTCAATTCGATTCGATCAAAATCCAATCGAAGTTATCAAATGCCAGTCCAGGCCCCTGTGGTAATAGAATCAGTCCTCCCATATGGGTTACCTATAACTGATCTACTTGAGCCTCAAATCGAACCATGTCTtaaatttgttgattttgttgagACATTAGCTGATTTGTACCGTAGGATTGAGGATTGTCCCCAGTTTGAGAAATCAGGAGTGTATTTAGAACAATGTGCCATATTTAGGGGACTGTCTGATCCTAAATTGTTCCGGAGAAGCCTTCGTTGTGCTAGAAAGCATGCGGTTGATGTCCACACGAAAATTGTGCTTGCTGCTTGGTTGAGGTTTGAGAGGAGGGAAGATGAACTTATTGGAACATCGGCAATGGATTGCTGCGGGAGAAATCTTGAATGCCCTAAGGCTACTATGGTATCTGGTTATGATCCTGAGTCAGTTTATGATTCTTGTTTGTGTTCAAGGACTGCAAGACAGGAGTTTCGTGATGATATTTCCATGGAAGATGAGGAATGTTCGACTTCTGATGAAGATTGGGATATGTCATTTTGTATTGGAAATGATGAGATAAGGTGTGTGCGATACAAAATTGCCTCATTATCAAGACCCTTTAGAACAATGTTATATGGTGGTTTTATAGAGTCCAGAAGGGAGAAGGTAAATTTCTCACAGAATGGGATTTCGGTGGAGGCAATGAGAGCTGCTGAGGAATTTAGCAGGACGAAAATGTTAGATTCTTTTGATCCACGTCTTGTTTTGGAGCTTCTTTCTTTTGCAAACCGGTTCTGTTGTGAGGAGCTGAAATCTGCTTGCGATTCCTATTTAGCATCTATGGTTTCTGATATTGAGGATGCAGTGATGTTGATTGAATATGGATTGGAGGAGGCTGCCTATCTTCTTGTGGCTGCTTGCTTGCAGGTGCTTTTAAGAGAGCTTCCATGTTCAATGCAGAATCCTAACGTGATGAGAATCTTTTGCAGTGCAGAGGCTAGGGAACGATTGGCTATGGTTGGTCATGCTTCTTTTGTGTTGTATTATTTCTTAAGCCAGATTGGTATGGAGGAAGACATGAAATCAAACACAACAGTAATGCTTTTGGAGAGATTGGTGGAGTCTGCAACTGAAAGTTGGCAGAAACAACTTGCATTTCATCAGTTAGGTGTAGTTATGCTTGAAAGGGAGGAGTACAAAGATGCCCAGAATTGGTTTAAGGCAGCTGTCGAGGCTGGTCATATTTATTCATTGGTGGGTGTTGCGAGGACTAAGTTCAAACGTGGGCACAAGTATTCGGCGTACAAGCTGATGAACTCACTCATTTCTGATTATACTCCAGTTGGGTGGATGTACCAGGAACGCTCTCTGTATTGTTCGGGGAAGGAGAAGATGATGGATTTGAACACTGCTACAGAATTGGATCCAACTCTTTCTTATCCCTACAAGTATCGGGCCATTTTATTGGTGGAGGAGAACAAGCTTGCTGCTGCCATCACAGAGATCAATAGAATTATTGGTTTTAAGGTCTCTCCTGACTGCCTTGAGTTGCGAGCTTGGATTTCTATTGCCCTGGAAGATTATGATGGAGCTCTCAGAGATGTCCGGGCACTGTTGACTTTGGACCCATCTTACATGATGTTTTACGGGCAGTTGCATGGTGACAACTTGGTAGAGACACTTCAACCTCTTGTTCAGCAGTGGAGTCAGGCAGACTGCTGGATGCAGCTATATGATCGATGGTCGTCAGTTGATGATATCGGCTCACTGGCTGTTGTTCACCATATGTTGGCAAATGACCCTGGGAAAAGCCTCCTACGGTTTAGGCAGTCTCTCCTTCTTTTGCG GTTAAATAGTCAAAAGGCTGCAATGCGTAGTCTTCGGTTGGCCAGAAATTATTCTACTTCTGAGCATGAGAAGCTAGTTTATGAAGGATGGATATTGTATGACACTGGCCATCGTGAAGAAGCACTGGCTAAGGCTGAGGAGTCCATTTCTATTCAGAGATCATTTGAAGCTTTTTTCCTTAAAGCATATGCCTTAGCAGATTCAAGCCTCAATCCTGAATCTTCAGCATATGTTATCCAACTTCTAGAGGAAGCTCTTAGGTGTCCTTCGGATGGCCTTCGAAAAGGACAG GCATTGAATAATTTAGGTAGTGTCTATGTTGACTGTGAAAAGCTGGATCTTGCTGCTGATTGCTACATGAACGCGCTCAACATCAAGCATACACGAGCGCACCAGGGCCTTGCACGAGTGTATCATCTTAAAAATCAGCGGAAAGCTGCTTACGACGAGATGACAAAGTTGATAGAGAAGGCCAGGAACAATGCATCAGCTTATGAGAAGCGTTCGGAATACTGTGACCGTGACATGGCAAAAAGTGATCTTAGTATGGCAACACAACTTGATCCCATGAGGACATACCCATATAGATACAGGGCAGCAG TTTTAATGGATGATCACAAAGAAGCTGAAGCCATAGCAGAACTTTCAAGGGCCATAGCTTTCAAGCCAGACCTGCAACTGCTACATCTCCGAGCAGCATTTCACGACTCGATGGGCGATCATCTCCACACCCAAAGAGACTGTGAAGCAGCCCTCTGTCTTGATCCCAATCACACCGATACACTTGAACTCTATGATAAAGCAACGGAAAGGGTCAATGAACAACAAACGTGA
- the LOC102623651 gene encoding probable L-type lectin-domain containing receptor kinase VI.1 — translation MDMGNYSALFLLFFFFIRLNIVAQSQSSSFIFQGFNGGATNLSLQGAEIIKPSGALKLTNRSRYVIGHAFYVKPIQMFDTSASPSPNASSFSTTFVFEISTPRSGRGGHGLAFLLAPSTKLPGAQPEHYLGILNSTNNGEPSNHILIVEFDTVNGFNDKAENQGNHVGIGINTMFSNRSEPASYYINGTDHKEEMTLESGEPIQAWIEYDGEQKVLNVTISPAEIGKPMRPLISFGVNLTGYIKETMYVGFSASTGEKSSSHYILGWSFSLNGVAPALNVSELPKPPKEKEPSSYNPKILALIVSLCLVTFLLLGTLVFFLIYRKWSNSETLEDWEKDCPHRFRYKDLYAATKGFKESEVIGIGGFGSVYKGVLPTTGGEVAVKKITRNSLQGMREFAAEIESLGRLRHKNLVNLHGWCKQKNDLLLVYEYIPNGSLDTLLFKPKDGSVLDWEQRFNIVKGIASGLLYLHEEWEQVVIHRDVKPSNALIDAEMNARLGDFGLARLYDHGGMPHTTNVVGTFGYIAPELTQTGKASTSSDVFAYGILLLEVATGRRPIGSGDLLLVEWVRECHQLGRILDVADPLLNSSYVVKEMELVLKLGLMCSHKTQFRPTMRQVMRYLSGEKQLRFNNDWGSIDYRQGFDEFSSRTFDEISTGTFKSSHRSSSIFACTYTQVCVLIMMGLVCSYHEPSYVQCVTGTRKCILFNIIGSHLY, via the exons ATGGACATGGGAAATTATTCGGCACTGTTtctcttattcttcttcttcatccgCCTTAATATTGTTGCTCAATCTCAAAGCAGCAGCTTCATCTTCCAAGGATTTAATGGTGGTGCGACAAATCTTAGCTTACAGGGAGCTGAAATTATCAAGCCTAGTGGTGCACTTAAGCTCACTAACAGATCGCGTTATGTTATAGGCCATGCATTCTATGTCAAACCAATACAAATGTTTGATACAAGTGCTTCTCCATCTCCAAATGCTTCTTCTTTCAGCACAACTTTTGTCTTTGAAATATCAACCCCAAGATCAGGCCGCGGTGGCCATGGACTTGCCTTCTTGTTAGCTCCCTCGACGAAGCTTCCCGGTGCACAACCTGAGCATTACCTTGGGATCTTGAACTCAACAAACAATGGTGAGCCCTCAAACCATATTCTCATTGTTGAATTTGACACGGTTAACGGGTTTAATGACAAGGCGGAGAACCAAGGAAACCATGTGGGAATTGGCATCAACACAATGTTTTCAAACAGATCAGAACCGGCTTCGTACTATATCAATGGCACAGATCATAAAGAAGAAATGACCCTCGAAAGCGGCGAGCCTATTCAAGCTTGGATTGAGTATGATGGCGAGCAAAAAGTTTTGAACGTAACAATAAGTCCTGCAGAGATAGGAAAACCAATGAGACCTCTCATATCTTTTGGAGTCAATCTCACAGGCTACATTAAAGAAACTATGTACGTTGGCTTCTCGGCGTCTACAGGTGAAAAATCAAGCTCACATTACATTTTGGGATGGAGTTTTTCATTAAATGGAGTGGCTCCAGCACTTAATGTTTCCGAACTTCCTAAGCCACCAAAAGAGAAAGAACCCTCATCTTataatcctaaaattttagctcttattgtttctttgtgtcttgtgacttttcttttgttgggCACGTTGGTGTTTTTCCTGATATATAGAAAATGGTCAAATTCTGAGACTCTTGAGGATTGGGAAAAAGATTGTCCTCACAGGTTCAGATATAAGGATCTTTATGCAGCAACGAAGGGGTTTAAAGAGAGTGAGGTAATTGGAATCGGAGGGTTTGGTTCAGTTTACAAAGGTGTGTTGCCAACAACAGGAGGTGAAGTTGCTGTTAAGAAGATTACGCGTAATTCCCTTCAAGGAATGAGGGAATTTGCAGCGGAAATTGAAAGCTTGGGGCGTCTAAGGCACAAGAATTTGGTTAATCTCCATGGATGGTGCAAACAAAAGAATGATCTCCTTCTAGTTTATGAATATATCCCTAATGGAAGCCTCGATACTCTTCTTTTCAAACCGAAAGACGGCTCTGTTTTAGACTGGGAGCAAAGATTCAACATTGTTAAAGGCATTGCTTCAGGGCTGCTGTACCTGCACGAAGAATGGGAGCAAGTTGTGATTCATCGAGATGTGAAGCCGAGCAATGCGCTGATAGACGCAGAAATGAACGCGAGGCTAGGAGATTTTGGTCTTGCCAGGTTGTATGACCACGGCGGAATGCCTCACACGACCAATGTTGTGGGCACTTTTGGCTACATTGCTCCAGAATTGACTCAAACTGGCAAGGCTTCTACCAGTTCAGATGTTTTTGCATATGGGATTCTGCTTCTCGAAGTCGCGACTGGTAGAAGGCCTATCGGTTCAGGTGACTTACTTCTGGTGGAATGGGTAAGGGAATGCCATCAGCTGGGTCGAATCCTCGATGTGGCTGATCCATTGTTGAATTCAAGTTACGTAGTTAAAGAGATGGAACTGGTGCTGAAATTAGGCCTCATGTGCTCCCATAAGACACAATTTAGACCTACCATGAGACAAGTCATGCGGTACCTCAGTGGCGAAAAACAACTCCGTTTCAATAATGACTGGGGCTCTATTGATTATCGACAGGGATTTGATGAATTCAGCTCGAGGACATTTGACGAGATTTCTACCGGTACATTCAAATCATCACATCGTTCATCTTCCATT TTTGCATGTACGTATACTCAAGTGTGTGTTCTCATTATGATGGGGCTTGTTTGCTCCTATCATGAGCCAAGCTATGTGCAGTGTGTCACTGGAACAAGAAAATGCATTCTGTTCAACATTATCGGAAGCCATTTATACTGA
- the LOC102623348 gene encoding importin subunit beta-1-like: MAMEITQFLLAAQSADANIRNEAEANLRQLQQQNLPGFLLSLSVELVNNEKPTESRRLAGIMLKNSLDAKDATTKEDLAKQWLAIDISYKSQVKDLLLRTLASPVPEARHTSAQVIAKIASIEIPQKQWPELIRSLLNNMTQQDSLAALKQATLETLGYVCEEISHQDLVQDEVNAVLTAVVQGMNLAEHSAEVRLAATRALYNALDFAQTNFQNEMERNYIMKVVCETAKSKEVEIRQAAFECLVSIASTYYEVLEPYMQTLFELTSNAVKGDEEAVALQAVEFWSSICDEEIELQEFENPETGDSDSPNYHFIEKARSSLVPMLLETLLKQEEDQDQDDSIWNISMAGGTCLGLVARTVGDEVVPLVMPFVEANIVKSDWRCREAATYAFGSVLEGPTIDKLAPLVHAGFDFLLNAMRDENNHVKDTTAWTLSRIFELLHCPATGFSVISPENLQRILTVLLESIKDAPNVAEKVCGAIYYLAQGYEDAGPSSSLLSPYLTSIIAELLRAADRTDVGGSKLRSAAYETLNEVVRCSNITETSQIIAELLPAIMGRLGQTLELQIVSSDDREKQGDLQASLCGVLQVIIQKFSSTDATKSFILQTADQIMVLFLRVFACRSSTVHEEAMLAIGALAYATGPEFAKYMPEFYQYLQMGLQNSEEYQVCAITVGVVGDVCRALDDKVLPFCDGIMSLLLNALSNSQLNRSVKPPILSCFGDIALAIGVHFEKYVPHALQMMQEAAKACAQLDMEDEELIDYGNQLRSSIFEAYSGILQGFKSARAEVMMPYAQHLLQFIELIFKDNHRDENVTKAAVAVMGDLADALGPNTKLLFKDSSFCNDFMSECLRSDDEQLKETAGWTQGMINRVLVS; encoded by the exons ATGGCAATGGAGATTACCCAGTTTCTATTGGCTGCTCAATCAGCAGATGCAAATATCCGAAATGAGGCAGAGGCTAATCTTAGACAGCTTCAGCAGCAGAACCTCCCTGGATTTCTTTTATCCTTGTCAGTTGAGCTTGTAAACAATGAGAAACCTACTGAATCTCGTAGATTGGCTGGTATTATGCTTAAAAACTCTTTAGATGCAAAAGATGCTACGACAAAGGAAGATCTTGCTAAGCAATGGCTGGCAATTGACATTTCATACAAATCACAAGTCAAAGACTTACTCTTGAGAACACTTGCTTCACCTGTGCCAGAGGCAAGGCACACTTCTGCACAAGTAATCGCAAAAATTGCTTCGATTGAGATTCCACAGAAGCAGTGGCCTGAACTTATTCGATCATTGCTTAACAATATGACCCAGCAAGATAGTCTTGCAGCACTGAAACAAGCAACTTTGGAAACCCTTGGATATGTTTGTGAGGAGATCTCCCATCAGGATCTTGTGCAAGATGAAGTGAATGCTGTTCTCACTGCTGTTGTCCAAGGTATGAACCTTGCTGAACATAGTGCTGAGGTTCGCCTTGCAGCAACAAGAGCTTTATATAATGCCTTGGATTTTGCACAGACCAACTTCCAAAATGAGATGGAGAGGAATTATATCATGAAGGTAGTTTGTGAGACTGCCAAGTCCAAAGAGGTGGAGATTAGACAAGCTGCTTTTGAATGTCTTGTGTCAATAGCGTCAACATATTATGAGGTGCTTGAACCTTACATGCAGACACTCTTTGAGCTTACATCAAATGCAGTAAAGGGTGACGAAGAGGCTGTTGCCCTCCAAGCGGTTGAGTTTTGGAGCTCCATCTGTGATGAGGAGATAGAGCTTCAAGAGTTTGAAAATCCAGAGACTGGGGACTCGGATTCTCCCAATTACCACTTTATAGAGAAGGCTCGGTCATCTCTCGTTCCTATGTTGCTTGAAACTTTGCTCAAGCAGGAAGAAGATCAGGACCAGGATGATAGCATTTGGAACATATCAATGGCTGGTGGCACATGTCTTGGTCTTGTTGCTAGAACAGTTGGGGATGAGGTTGTGCCTCTTGTTATGCCTTTTGTGGAGGCTAACATAGTGAAGTCAGATTGGCGTTGTCGTGAGGCAGCGACTTATGCATTTGGCTCTGTCCTTGAAGGGCCAACCATTGACAAGCTTGCTCCACTGGTTCATGCTGGTTTcgattttttacttaatgcaATGAGGGATGAGAACAACCATGTGAAGGACACAACTGCCTGGACTCTTAGTCGCATTTTTGAGTTATTGCACTGCCCGGCTACTGGATTTTCTGTGATTTCCCCTGAAAATCTACAACGAATTTTGACAGTATTGTTGGAGAGCATTAAGGATGCTCCAAATGTGGCTGAGAAGGTTTGTGGGGCAATATATTACCTTGCTCAGGGTTATGAAGATGCTGGACCAagctcttctcttctttcacCTTACCTAACAAGTATCATTGCCGAACTTCTTAGAGCTGCTGATCGTACTGATGTTGGTGGCTCAAAGCTCAGATCTGCTGCTTATGAAACCTTGAATGAAGTTGTTAGGTGTTCTAACATTACTGAAACATCTCAAATCATAGCAGAACTACTTCCAGCAATCATGGGCAGGTTAGGACAGACTCTTGAACTTCAGATTGTGTCATCAGATGATAGAGAAAAGCAAGGAGATTTGCAAGCTTCTCTTTGTGGTGTTCTGCAGGTCATTATCCAGAAATTTAGTAGTACTGATGCCACCAAATCCTTTATCCTCCAGACGGCAGATCAAATTATGGTATTGTTCCTTAGGGTGTTTGCATGCCGTAGTTCTACAGTGCATGAGGAAGCAATGCTTGCAATTGGAGCTCTGGCTTATGCCACTGGACCAGAATTTGCGAAGTATATGCCTGAGTTCTACCAGTATCTGCAGATGGGGTTGCAGAACTCTGAGGAATATCAGGTTTGTGCCATTACAGTTGGGGTAGTTGGTGATGTCTGTCGTGCCTTGGATGACAAGGTCTTACCATTTTGTGATGGAATCATGTCTCTTCTTCTCAATGCTCTGTCAAATAGTCAACTCAACCGTTCTGTTAAGCCTCCAATTTTATCTTGCTTTGGGGACATTGCTCTTGCAATAGGAGTGCATTTTGAGAAGTATGTCCCCCATGCACTTCAAATGATGCAGGAAGCTGCTAAGGCTTGTGCACAGTTGGACATGGAAGATGAAGAATTAATAGATTATGGAAACCAGCTCAGGAGTAGCATCTTTGAGGCATATTCTGGTATTCTCCAGGGCTTCAAGAGTGCAAGGGCTGAGGTGATGATGCCATATGCTCAACATCTCTTGCAGTTCATAGAATTAATCTTCAAAGACAACCACAG GGATGAGAATGTGACAAAAGCAGCAGTTGCTGTGATGGGTGATCTTGCCGATGCTCTGGGCCCGAACACAAAACTGCTGTTTAAAGACTCCTCATTCTGTAATGATTTTATGAGTGAGTGTCTTCGATCAGATGATGAGCAGCTAAAGGAGACTGCTGGTTGGACCCAGGGAATGATTAATCGTGTTCTGGTTTCATGA